The following are encoded together in the Kribbella voronezhensis genome:
- a CDS encoding TetR/AcrR family transcriptional regulator, giving the protein MTTVVPGRRTRRQSELLDRLLSLFLTQGFSRFTLDDLAAELRCSKTTLYALAPSKEQLAVEVVKHYFKNATAEVESAVAKQTRPDRRIAAYLGAVADALRPASRTFLDDVSTFAPARSVYERNTRIAADRVRSLIEDGIAGKAFRQVDIGFAAEMVAHTMQAIQRGDIARRTGLSDAEAYRELASFVLHSLRHD; this is encoded by the coding sequence ATGACAACAGTCGTCCCCGGGCGCCGCACGCGCAGGCAGTCAGAGCTGCTCGACCGGCTCCTGTCCCTGTTCCTCACCCAGGGCTTCAGCCGGTTCACCCTGGACGACCTGGCGGCCGAGCTGCGCTGCAGCAAAACGACCCTGTACGCGCTCGCGCCGAGCAAGGAACAACTTGCCGTCGAGGTGGTCAAGCACTACTTCAAGAACGCCACCGCCGAGGTGGAGTCCGCGGTCGCCAAACAGACCCGGCCGGACCGCCGGATCGCGGCGTACCTCGGTGCGGTGGCGGACGCATTGCGGCCGGCCAGCCGGACCTTCCTGGACGACGTCTCCACCTTCGCGCCGGCCCGGTCCGTGTACGAGCGGAACACCCGGATCGCGGCCGACCGGGTCCGCTCGCTGATCGAGGACGGGATCGCCGGGAAGGCGTTCCGGCAGGTCGACATCGGATTCGCCGCGGAGATGGTCGCGCACACCATGCAGGCGATCCAGCGCGGTGACATCGCCCGCCGGACCGGCCTGAGCGACGCCGAGGCGTACCGCGAACTGGCCTCCTTCGTCCTGCACTCCCTCCGCCACGACTGA
- a CDS encoding neutral zinc metallopeptidase, producing MSNQQPYGGRQPPYQGPPQQWGAPQYQGPPPQQPQYGPQYGAPQYNGPAQYYGPPPGAPGFGWGPGGPQQPKKKSKAWLAIIPVLVVGVVGLWIYGVIQKQHRLNDYAQPQPTASYTPSDDPSTGPSTKPTEAQTTGTDPKPTKATPPPPRTPTPYEVVSRTKFYRTGVQASVRCRESGARPTSLSNAIRYYANVKSCADRGWPRQVNAAGLPFKAPNTIVMNGKVGSPCGYSAPSSYYCAINHTMYLAGDYDMAQYRRANGNPAGVAFVRANMLFVVAHEYGHHIQQITGILPAFNRLWYDAPNKTAQLEVQRRMELQASCFGGLFVAANRNSYPISGQLKTQFSWMVYHMGDNYDPIPGHRIHGNRISHGNWTMRGYNTRNLAACNTFTATSAAVQ from the coding sequence TTGTCGAACCAGCAACCGTACGGCGGCCGGCAGCCGCCTTACCAGGGGCCGCCCCAGCAGTGGGGCGCACCGCAGTACCAGGGACCGCCCCCGCAGCAGCCGCAATACGGCCCGCAGTACGGCGCACCGCAGTACAACGGCCCGGCTCAGTACTACGGACCGCCGCCGGGCGCCCCCGGCTTCGGCTGGGGACCGGGTGGTCCGCAGCAGCCCAAGAAGAAGAGCAAGGCCTGGCTGGCGATCATCCCGGTACTCGTCGTCGGAGTGGTCGGGCTCTGGATCTACGGCGTCATTCAGAAGCAGCACCGGCTGAACGACTACGCCCAGCCCCAGCCGACCGCGAGCTATACCCCCAGCGATGACCCCAGCACCGGTCCGTCCACCAAGCCCACCGAGGCACAGACGACTGGCACCGACCCGAAGCCGACCAAGGCGACACCGCCTCCGCCTCGCACGCCCACGCCGTACGAGGTGGTCAGCCGGACCAAGTTCTATCGGACCGGTGTCCAGGCGAGCGTCCGCTGCCGTGAGTCGGGCGCTCGGCCGACCTCCCTGTCCAACGCCATCAGGTACTACGCGAACGTGAAGTCGTGCGCCGACCGCGGCTGGCCGCGGCAGGTGAACGCGGCCGGGCTGCCGTTCAAGGCGCCGAACACGATCGTGATGAACGGCAAGGTGGGCTCGCCGTGCGGCTACAGCGCGCCCAGCTCGTACTACTGCGCGATCAACCACACGATGTACCTGGCCGGCGACTACGACATGGCCCAGTACCGCCGGGCCAACGGGAATCCCGCCGGTGTGGCCTTCGTCCGCGCGAACATGCTGTTCGTGGTGGCCCACGAGTACGGCCACCACATCCAGCAGATCACCGGCATCCTGCCGGCCTTCAACCGGCTCTGGTACGACGCGCCGAACAAGACGGCGCAACTGGAGGTGCAGCGGCGGATGGAGTTGCAGGCAAGCTGTTTCGGCGGGCTCTTCGTGGCGGCGAACCGGAACAGCTACCCGATCAGCGGCCAGCTCAAGACCCAGTTCAGCTGGATGGTCTACCACATGGGCGACAACTACGACCCGATTCCGGGCCACCGCATCCACGGCAACCGGATCAGCCACGGCAACTGGACCATGCGCGGCTACAACACCCGCAACCTGGCCGCCTGCAACACCTTCACCGCTACCAGCGCCGCAGTGCAGTGA
- a CDS encoding acyl-CoA dehydrogenase family protein — MAVDRLLPTEESTDLLALVRDLCEHELAPYAAKAEETESFPRDAFRTIGRAGLLGLPYPEQYGGAEQPYEVYLQMLEEIAAAWMSVGVGLSVHTMTSYAVATFGTPDQRELLLPDMVGGDLLGAYALSEPQAGSDISGMTTKAVRDGNDYVLNGTKSWITHGSQADFYTTFARTSADQKHGISAFHVPATSEGLSFGAPERKMGLTGSTTTTVNFDNVRVPVANLIGEEGAGMRIALSALDSGRLGIAACATGLAQAALELAASYAQERKQFGHAISDFQGLQFLLADMAAATESARSTYLQAARRRDLGRPFTQQAAIAKLVCTDAAMKVTTDAVQVLGGYGYTREFPAERYMREAKVTQIFEGTNQIQRLVISRDLLRSVR; from the coding sequence ATGGCTGTCGATCGCTTGCTGCCGACCGAGGAATCCACCGACCTGCTGGCCCTGGTCCGTGACCTGTGCGAGCACGAGCTCGCGCCGTACGCCGCCAAGGCCGAGGAGACCGAGTCGTTCCCGCGCGACGCGTTCCGGACCATCGGCCGGGCCGGCCTGCTGGGCCTGCCCTATCCCGAGCAGTACGGCGGCGCCGAGCAGCCGTACGAGGTCTATCTGCAGATGCTCGAGGAGATCGCGGCCGCCTGGATGTCCGTCGGCGTCGGTCTGTCCGTGCACACCATGACGAGCTACGCGGTCGCAACCTTCGGTACGCCGGATCAGCGCGAGCTGTTGCTTCCGGACATGGTCGGAGGTGACCTGCTCGGCGCCTACGCGCTGTCGGAGCCGCAGGCGGGTTCGGACATCAGCGGGATGACAACGAAGGCTGTCCGCGACGGCAACGACTACGTGCTCAACGGCACCAAGTCGTGGATCACGCACGGCTCGCAGGCCGACTTCTACACGACCTTCGCCCGGACGTCGGCCGACCAGAAGCACGGCATCTCCGCCTTCCACGTGCCGGCCACGTCCGAAGGGCTCAGCTTCGGTGCGCCCGAACGCAAGATGGGCCTGACCGGATCGACCACGACGACGGTCAACTTCGACAACGTCCGGGTGCCGGTGGCGAACCTGATCGGCGAAGAAGGTGCCGGGATGCGGATCGCGTTGTCCGCCCTCGACTCCGGCCGGCTCGGCATCGCGGCCTGCGCGACCGGTCTCGCCCAGGCAGCGCTCGAGCTCGCGGCGTCGTACGCGCAGGAGCGCAAGCAGTTCGGCCACGCGATCTCCGACTTCCAGGGCCTCCAGTTCCTGCTCGCGGACATGGCCGCGGCGACCGAGTCCGCACGATCGACGTACCTGCAGGCCGCTCGCCGCCGCGATCTCGGCCGGCCGTTCACCCAACAGGCGGCGATCGCCAAGCTGGTCTGCACGGACGCGGCGATGAAGGTGACCACGGACGCCGTCCAGGTGCTCGGCGGCTACGGTTACACCCGGGAGTTCCCGGCCGAGCGGTACATGCGCGAGGCGAAGGTGACCCAGATCTTCGAAGGAACCAACCAGATCCAGCGGCTCGTGATCAGCCGCGACCTTCTCAGGAGCGTTCGATGA
- the rlmB gene encoding 23S rRNA (guanosine(2251)-2'-O)-methyltransferase RlmB, producing MPGSSQRKGAIRKKPRGNPTAGSGGRVRRGLEGKGPTPKAVDRTKHPAHKRAKAKERAEKRTTGRRPDRKDSESTVEWVYGRNPVVEALRAGVPVSALYVAEGTERDARLREALLIAVEHGISLLEVPRIELDRLTSHGAHQGLAVQIPPYEYAHPDDLLRLAYDADQVPLIVALDGVTDPRNLGAITRSAAAFGAHGVLVPERRTASMTASAWKTSAGAAARIPVARCTNLNRALKSYKDAGLLIVGLDMGGEVELPDLQAATEAIVLVVGSEGKGLARLVRENCDLIVSIPMTSSTESLNAGIATGVALYEISRRRGQ from the coding sequence GTGCCAGGCAGTAGTCAACGCAAGGGTGCGATCCGCAAGAAGCCACGCGGCAACCCGACCGCCGGTTCCGGTGGCCGGGTCCGCCGGGGACTCGAGGGCAAGGGCCCGACCCCGAAGGCCGTGGACCGCACCAAGCACCCCGCGCACAAGCGGGCGAAGGCCAAGGAGCGCGCCGAGAAGCGCACCACCGGCCGCCGCCCGGACCGCAAGGACTCCGAGTCCACGGTCGAGTGGGTGTACGGCCGCAACCCGGTCGTCGAGGCGCTCCGCGCCGGCGTACCGGTCAGCGCGCTCTATGTTGCCGAGGGCACCGAACGCGACGCCCGGTTGCGCGAGGCGCTGCTGATCGCCGTTGAGCACGGGATCTCCCTGCTCGAGGTGCCCCGGATCGAGCTGGACCGGCTGACCAGTCACGGGGCCCACCAGGGTCTCGCCGTGCAGATCCCGCCGTACGAGTACGCGCACCCCGACGACCTGCTGCGGCTCGCGTACGACGCCGACCAGGTGCCGTTGATCGTCGCGCTCGACGGCGTGACGGACCCGCGCAACCTGGGTGCCATCACCCGGTCGGCCGCGGCCTTCGGTGCGCACGGCGTGCTGGTGCCGGAACGGCGTACGGCGTCGATGACCGCGTCGGCCTGGAAGACCTCGGCCGGTGCGGCGGCCCGCATCCCGGTGGCCCGCTGTACGAACCTGAACCGCGCGCTGAAGTCCTACAAGGACGCCGGCCTGCTGATCGTCGGCCTCGACATGGGCGGCGAGGTCGAACTCCCCGACCTGCAGGCCGCCACCGAGGCGATCGTCCTGGTCGTCGGCAGCGAGGGCAAAGGCCTGGCCCGCCTGGTCCGGGAGAACTGCGACCTGATCGTGTCGATCCCGATGACCAGCAGCACCGAATCCCTCAACGCCGGCATCGCCACCGGCGTAGCCCTCTACGAAATCTCCCGCCGTCGCGGCCAGTAG
- a CDS encoding SDR family NAD(P)-dependent oxidoreductase, with translation MKLGPSDVALVTGGGSGLGEATVRRFAASGAGVVICDLPSSAGKAIAEELGSRVRFVPTDVTDEAAVAAALDVAAELGALRLVVTCAGIATPGRVVGRKGPLPLATFRQVIEVNLIGTFNVLRLAAERMIALEPDEDGDRGVVVMTASIAAYDGQIGQAAYASSKGGIVGLTLTAARDLADKGIRVVTIAPGTMETPMLAGLPEDARKVLEQQVPHPARLGRPAEYASLVDHIVSNQLLNGEVIRLDGALRMPPR, from the coding sequence ATGAAGCTTGGCCCGTCCGATGTCGCTCTCGTCACCGGTGGTGGCTCCGGCCTGGGAGAGGCGACCGTACGCCGGTTCGCCGCGTCCGGCGCCGGCGTGGTGATCTGCGACCTGCCCTCGTCGGCGGGCAAGGCGATCGCCGAGGAGCTGGGCTCGCGGGTGCGCTTCGTGCCGACCGATGTGACCGACGAAGCCGCGGTGGCCGCCGCGCTGGACGTGGCCGCCGAGCTGGGTGCGCTGCGCCTGGTCGTCACCTGCGCGGGGATCGCGACGCCGGGCCGGGTCGTCGGCCGCAAGGGACCGTTGCCGCTGGCAACTTTCCGGCAGGTGATCGAGGTCAACCTGATCGGCACCTTCAACGTGCTCCGGCTCGCCGCCGAGCGGATGATCGCCCTCGAGCCGGACGAGGACGGTGACCGCGGCGTCGTGGTGATGACCGCCTCCATCGCGGCGTACGACGGCCAGATCGGCCAGGCGGCGTACGCGTCCAGCAAGGGCGGGATCGTCGGCCTCACCCTGACCGCGGCCCGGGACCTGGCCGACAAGGGCATCCGCGTCGTCACCATCGCCCCCGGCACCATGGAGACCCCGATGCTGGCCGGCCTCCCCGAAGACGCCCGCAAGGTCCTCGAACAGCAGGTCCCCCACCCAGCCCGCCTCGGCCGCCCCGCGGAGTACGCCTCACTCGTCGACCACATCGTCTCCAACCAACTCCTCAACGGCGAGGTCATCCGCCTCGACGGCGCCCTCCGCATGCCACCCCGCTGA
- a CDS encoding S1 family peptidase: protein MKFIHIRRTVAVLATAGLAATTAMLGTQATAAPVDLSKVSAGSITSTLSKEAAIPGTAWVTLPDGRIIVSYDDTVTGAKLNSLTGVTKQFGSRITLEKISGKLSKRIAGGDAIYGGQYRCSLGFNVRSGSTYYFLTAGHCGNIASSWYSNSSHTTLLGTTSGSSFPGNDYAIVKYASSYTNHPGTVDLYNGSSQDITTAANAFVGESVKRSGSTTHVHSGTVTGTNATVNYAEGTVTGLIKTNVCAEGGDSGGSLFDGTKALGLTSGGSGNCSSGGTTFFQPVTEPLSVYGVSVY from the coding sequence GTGAAGTTCATCCACATCCGCCGTACCGTTGCCGTCCTGGCCACCGCCGGCCTGGCAGCAACCACCGCCATGCTGGGCACCCAGGCGACGGCCGCCCCCGTCGACCTGTCGAAGGTGTCGGCCGGCAGCATCACCTCCACGCTGAGCAAAGAGGCCGCCATCCCGGGCACCGCCTGGGTGACGCTTCCCGACGGCCGGATCATCGTGTCGTACGACGACACCGTGACCGGCGCCAAACTCAACTCGCTGACCGGCGTCACCAAGCAGTTCGGCAGCCGGATCACGCTGGAGAAGATCTCCGGCAAGCTGAGCAAGCGGATCGCCGGTGGCGACGCCATCTACGGCGGCCAGTACCGCTGCTCGCTCGGCTTCAACGTCCGCAGCGGCAGCACCTACTACTTCCTGACCGCCGGCCACTGCGGCAACATCGCCTCCAGTTGGTACTCGAACTCCAGCCACACCACGCTGCTGGGCACCACCTCCGGTTCCAGCTTCCCCGGTAACGACTACGCGATCGTGAAGTACGCGAGCTCGTACACCAACCACCCCGGCACGGTCGACCTCTACAACGGGTCGTCCCAGGACATCACCACGGCGGCCAACGCCTTCGTCGGTGAGTCGGTCAAGCGCAGCGGCAGCACGACCCACGTGCACAGCGGCACGGTCACCGGCACCAACGCCACGGTGAACTACGCCGAGGGCACGGTCACCGGTCTGATCAAGACCAACGTCTGCGCCGAAGGCGGCGACTCCGGCGGCTCGCTGTTCGACGGAACCAAGGCCCTCGGCCTGACCTCCGGCGGCAGCGGCAACTGCTCCTCCGGCGGCACCACCTTCTTCCAGCCCGTCACCGAACCCCTCTCCGTCTACGGCGTCAGCGTCTACTGA
- the cysS gene encoding cysteine--tRNA ligase, with the protein MTVRLYDTATAAVRDFEPVHPGKVGIYHCGLTVQGAPHVGHIYKEIVFDVLRRWLERSGYEVTVIANVTDIDDKILAKSAERQVPWWAHAYEFERELHWAYDVLGCRPPTYEPRATGHIPEMLVMIGELIERGHAYVATDGSGDVYFDVKSWPKYGELSHQRIDDMEAAEDADPRGKRDPRDFALWKGYTEGTPRTASWPTPWGPGRPGWHLECSAMAGKYLGDEFDIHGGGLDLRFPHHENELAQSTAVGQKFARFWMHSALVTAAGEKMSKSLGNGAVVRNVVEQVRPIELRYYLVSSHYRSVVEFSMAALEESATSFQRIEGFVDRATEVTGGVEPAADVPQAFADAMDDDLGTPAAVAVLHNTVRDGNKLVADGDSPALQENLAAVRAMLGVLGLDPLAEPWASRAGGNEELTEVVDGLVKALLDQRQAARERKDYAASDEIRDRLKALGVVVEDTPQGSRWTIAAHPSTEGN; encoded by the coding sequence GTGACAGTTCGCTTGTACGACACCGCGACAGCAGCAGTGAGGGATTTCGAACCGGTCCATCCGGGCAAGGTCGGGATCTACCACTGTGGGCTGACGGTGCAGGGTGCCCCGCACGTCGGGCACATCTACAAGGAGATCGTGTTCGACGTCCTCCGGCGCTGGCTGGAGCGGTCGGGCTACGAGGTCACCGTGATCGCGAACGTCACCGACATCGACGACAAGATCCTGGCGAAGTCGGCCGAGCGGCAGGTGCCGTGGTGGGCGCACGCCTACGAGTTCGAGCGCGAACTGCACTGGGCGTACGACGTACTGGGCTGCCGTCCGCCGACGTACGAGCCGCGCGCCACCGGTCACATCCCCGAGATGCTGGTGATGATCGGGGAGCTGATCGAGCGCGGGCACGCGTACGTCGCGACCGACGGCTCCGGCGACGTGTACTTCGACGTGAAGTCCTGGCCGAAGTACGGCGAGCTGTCGCACCAGCGGATCGACGACATGGAGGCCGCCGAGGACGCGGACCCGCGCGGCAAGCGCGACCCGCGTGACTTCGCGCTCTGGAAGGGCTACACGGAAGGCACTCCGCGGACGGCGTCGTGGCCGACCCCGTGGGGTCCCGGCCGCCCGGGCTGGCACCTGGAGTGCTCGGCGATGGCCGGCAAGTACCTCGGCGACGAGTTCGACATTCACGGCGGCGGCCTCGACCTGCGCTTCCCGCACCACGAGAACGAACTGGCCCAGTCGACCGCGGTCGGGCAGAAGTTCGCCCGGTTCTGGATGCACAGCGCTTTGGTGACGGCGGCCGGCGAGAAGATGTCGAAGTCGCTCGGCAACGGTGCGGTCGTGCGCAACGTGGTCGAGCAGGTGCGGCCGATCGAGCTGCGGTACTACCTGGTCAGCTCGCACTACCGCTCGGTGGTCGAGTTCTCGATGGCCGCGCTCGAGGAGTCCGCGACGAGCTTCCAGCGCATCGAGGGCTTCGTCGACCGCGCGACCGAGGTGACCGGTGGGGTGGAGCCGGCGGCCGACGTGCCGCAGGCGTTCGCCGACGCGATGGACGACGACCTCGGCACGCCGGCCGCCGTCGCGGTACTGCACAACACCGTGCGGGACGGCAACAAACTGGTCGCCGACGGCGATTCTCCTGCCCTGCAAGAGAATCTGGCCGCTGTGCGAGCCATGCTCGGCGTGCTCGGGCTGGACCCGCTGGCCGAGCCGTGGGCGTCGCGGGCCGGTGGCAACGAAGAACTGACCGAAGTGGTCGACGGGCTGGTGAAGGCGCTGCTCGACCAGCGTCAGGCCGCCCGCGAGCGCAAGGACTATGCCGCGTCGGACGAGATCCGCGACCGGCTCAAGGCGCTCGGCGTCGTCGTCGAGGACACCCCACAGGGGTCCCGGTGGACGATCGCCGCGCACCCATCAACCGAAGGAAACTGA
- a CDS encoding DUF7800 domain-containing protein produces the protein MQLKLGPLLRYVDETRATVWVETDGPCDVEILGHRAPTWSVHGHHYALVLIEGLEPASETPYEVLLDGSKVWPPADSPYGPSVIRTPRSDGSFRLAFGSCRRSAPFDEQGFQDFGPDALVALAERMAGDDGERPDALLLLGDQVYADDPSDAVLAKLRAAHGGRQDSEVADEIGNFEEYTWLYDDAWLTPAVRWLFSTVPVCMLLDDHDLRDDWNTSLSWRRWVTSQPWWHDRVVGAYASYWVYQHLGNLSPEQLEKDPTYAAMRALEDEDERSSYLDAFAWEADDDPASTRWSFYRDFGARSNGVRLLAVDSRCSRELQPSRRAMVDPHEWEWVRRHTVGATQPINHLLFASTLPFLLTPGLHHLEGWNEAVASGAWGSRAAGVGERIRQDMDLEHWASFRRSFDDVTELLTDLVRAENPPASILMLSGDVHCSYLSEAELTAVDHPGTAIRQLTMSPFRNPIGRPIQLANKVLNTRWMAALLHRLARSAGVRDVAARWRTAYGPWFGNGVMTIVLTGDRWLVEVDHAELRGGRQVLRRTVAHGG, from the coding sequence ATGCAGCTGAAGTTGGGGCCGTTGCTCCGGTACGTCGACGAGACGCGGGCGACCGTGTGGGTCGAGACCGACGGACCGTGCGACGTCGAGATCCTCGGGCACCGTGCACCGACCTGGTCGGTACACGGGCATCACTACGCCCTCGTGCTGATCGAAGGCCTGGAGCCCGCGAGCGAAACGCCGTACGAGGTGCTGCTCGACGGCTCGAAGGTCTGGCCGCCGGCCGACAGTCCGTACGGGCCCAGTGTGATCCGGACGCCACGGTCGGACGGGAGCTTCCGGCTGGCCTTCGGGTCCTGCCGGCGATCGGCGCCGTTCGACGAGCAGGGTTTCCAGGACTTCGGCCCGGACGCGCTCGTCGCCTTGGCCGAGCGGATGGCCGGCGACGACGGTGAGCGGCCGGACGCGCTGTTGCTGCTGGGCGATCAGGTGTACGCCGACGACCCGTCGGACGCCGTACTGGCCAAGCTCCGCGCAGCGCACGGTGGACGGCAGGACTCCGAGGTGGCCGATGAGATCGGCAACTTCGAGGAGTACACCTGGTTGTACGACGACGCGTGGCTGACGCCGGCGGTGCGCTGGCTGTTCTCGACGGTCCCGGTGTGCATGCTGCTCGACGACCACGACCTGCGCGACGACTGGAACACCTCACTGAGCTGGCGCCGCTGGGTCACCTCGCAACCGTGGTGGCACGACCGAGTGGTGGGCGCCTACGCGTCGTACTGGGTCTATCAGCACCTCGGCAACCTCTCACCGGAGCAGCTCGAGAAGGACCCGACGTACGCCGCGATGCGGGCGCTGGAGGACGAGGACGAGCGCAGTTCGTACTTGGACGCGTTCGCGTGGGAGGCGGACGACGACCCCGCCTCTACCCGCTGGAGCTTCTACCGCGACTTCGGCGCTCGCTCGAACGGCGTCCGACTGCTCGCGGTCGACTCGCGGTGCTCCCGCGAGCTGCAGCCGTCCAGGCGGGCGATGGTCGATCCGCACGAGTGGGAATGGGTACGCCGGCACACGGTCGGCGCGACCCAGCCGATCAACCATCTGCTGTTCGCGTCGACGCTGCCCTTCCTGCTCACGCCGGGCCTCCATCATCTGGAGGGCTGGAACGAGGCGGTCGCCTCCGGAGCGTGGGGCTCGCGGGCCGCCGGGGTCGGCGAGCGGATCCGGCAAGACATGGATCTGGAGCACTGGGCGTCGTTCCGGCGGTCGTTCGACGATGTGACCGAGCTGCTGACCGACCTGGTTCGCGCCGAGAACCCGCCGGCCTCGATCCTGATGCTCTCAGGCGACGTGCACTGCAGCTACCTGTCCGAAGCCGAGCTGACCGCCGTGGACCACCCCGGTACGGCGATCCGCCAGCTCACCATGTCGCCGTTCCGCAACCCGATCGGCCGGCCCATCCAGCTGGCGAACAAGGTGCTGAACACTCGCTGGATGGCCGCCTTGCTGCATCGGCTGGCCCGGTCGGCGGGGGTGCGCGACGTCGCGGCGCGCTGGCGTACGGCGTACGGGCCGTGGTTCGGGAACGGGGTGATGACGATCGTGCTGACCGGCGACCGGTGGCTGGTCGAGGTCGACCATGCCGAGCTCCGCGGCGGCCGCCAGGTGCTGCGGCGGACCGTCGCGCACGGAGGATAA